A genome region from Gemmatimonas sp. UBA7669 includes the following:
- a CDS encoding four helix bundle protein → MSDSRHLRVLSAAEDLAVAVLSVVPLVNARRAPGVRGQLARSVTAIAANVAEAANLGTDPNFKRQLRLALASANETGSHLRVLERTGAIPRQHIWRCENKRVAVCKMLVNLIRAIEEREAHEEEERRNGKPRNSQPRNGQPR, encoded by the coding sequence ATGAGCGATTCCCGCCATCTCCGCGTGCTCTCCGCCGCCGAGGACCTCGCCGTGGCCGTGCTGTCCGTCGTGCCGCTGGTCAATGCCCGCCGTGCACCCGGTGTGCGCGGCCAGCTGGCCCGCTCCGTGACGGCCATCGCCGCCAACGTAGCCGAAGCGGCCAACCTGGGCACGGACCCGAACTTCAAGCGTCAGCTGCGCCTGGCCCTGGCGTCCGCCAATGAAACGGGCAGCCATCTGCGGGTGCTCGAGCGCACCGGCGCCATACCGCGGCAGCACATCTGGCGCTGCGAAAACAAGCGGGTGGCAGTGTGCAAGATGCTCGTGAACCTCATTCGCGCCATTGAGGAGCGGGAGGCACACGAGGAGGAGGAACGGCGGAATGGCAAACCGCGGAATAGCCAACCGCGAAACGGCCAACCGCGATAG
- a CDS encoding BamA/OMP85 family outer membrane protein, with protein sequence MRPSLLLFALAFAGPLAAQDLSCERGDREVRTLRFEGNREYSASALAATVATLPSTFPGVPLVGQRRCLDPVEFARDVQRIASLYRRRGYPDVQVDTLVRTVKQNEKRQVIDITFVVREGEPMRVSALVLRGTSENPEIAAAARDFPLQVGGLFDRSALEAGRDTLVRRLRNRGWPQAEALLAYTTNTRARTADVEVSVVPGARARIGRIALQVESPDGSRQVSDAMIRRALNVSPGDWYSARAIIDAQRNLYQTDVFQRVEIQPDSLQPAGDTLVNLTARLVEGDRFAVRGGMGWATLDCFRTQASLTDRDFLPYAQRLELTARVSKIGLGAPVDGFPELCQGQARSDPYSRTLNYYTSMTLRQPVRAEQARVPSLTVFSSTLSEYRAFLRRTPIGGVFSVTDPFARRAATRTPSTLSYQLELGRTEAEPAFFCAVFNACDAELRGFLQRNNRLAALEFSMSRERLNDPLRPSGGTLARVSLRHASTLIGSDRTQQFNRATADVSWYHQLGSATVTAHVRGGLVQGQGSGAGVGSFIPPQERLYAGGPTTVRGFRQNELGPAVYIVSGYQAVDEGGRQFFRVDSTTVTERVVPTGGNTLFVANLEAQWPSPVLPRLLQLAAFADAGRLWNRGDVARGASLASDGPIIKVTPGLGVRVASPFGAIRVDFGYNPYALPAGAAYFNAPLQAGVAPLYCVSPGNQLAINESIQPGAPPVQASGSCPATFRPTRRTGLLGRLNPSIWIGQAF encoded by the coding sequence GTGCGCCCCTCACTCCTGCTTTTCGCCCTCGCCTTCGCGGGTCCCCTCGCCGCCCAGGACCTGTCCTGCGAGCGCGGCGATCGCGAGGTGCGCACCCTGCGATTCGAGGGCAATCGCGAGTACTCGGCGTCCGCACTCGCCGCCACCGTCGCCACGCTGCCCTCCACCTTTCCCGGTGTGCCACTCGTCGGGCAGCGACGATGCCTCGATCCGGTGGAGTTCGCGCGCGACGTGCAGCGCATTGCCTCGCTCTATCGCCGCCGCGGCTATCCCGATGTGCAGGTGGATACGCTGGTGCGGACCGTGAAGCAGAATGAGAAGCGGCAGGTGATCGACATCACCTTTGTCGTACGCGAAGGGGAGCCCATGCGCGTGAGCGCGCTGGTGCTGCGCGGCACGAGTGAGAACCCGGAAATCGCGGCCGCGGCGCGTGACTTCCCGCTGCAGGTGGGCGGCCTCTTTGATCGCTCGGCGCTCGAGGCGGGTCGCGACACGCTGGTGCGCCGTCTGCGCAATCGCGGCTGGCCGCAGGCCGAGGCGCTGCTGGCCTACACCACCAACACCCGCGCGCGCACCGCCGATGTGGAAGTGTCGGTGGTGCCGGGCGCGCGGGCGCGCATCGGACGCATTGCCCTGCAGGTGGAGTCGCCCGACGGCAGTCGTCAGGTGTCGGATGCCATGATTCGTCGCGCGCTCAATGTGTCGCCTGGCGACTGGTACAGCGCCCGCGCCATCATCGACGCGCAGCGCAATCTCTATCAGACCGACGTCTTTCAACGTGTCGAGATTCAACCCGACAGCCTGCAGCCGGCCGGCGATACGCTGGTGAATCTCACGGCGCGCCTGGTGGAAGGCGACCGGTTTGCCGTGCGCGGTGGCATGGGTTGGGCCACACTCGATTGCTTTCGCACGCAGGCCTCGCTGACCGATCGCGACTTCCTGCCCTACGCACAGCGTCTCGAGCTGACCGCGCGCGTGAGCAAGATCGGACTCGGTGCGCCGGTGGATGGATTCCCGGAACTGTGTCAGGGGCAGGCGCGCTCCGATCCGTACTCGCGCACGCTCAACTACTACACCTCGATGACGCTGCGGCAGCCGGTGCGTGCCGAGCAGGCGCGGGTGCCCTCGCTGACCGTGTTCAGCTCCACGCTCAGCGAGTACCGCGCCTTCCTGCGTCGCACGCCCATTGGTGGCGTGTTCTCCGTGACCGATCCGTTTGCACGCCGAGCGGCCACGCGCACGCCCAGCACACTGTCGTATCAGCTGGAGCTTGGACGTACCGAAGCGGAGCCGGCGTTCTTCTGCGCGGTGTTCAACGCCTGTGACGCGGAGTTGCGCGGCTTCCTGCAGCGCAACAATCGACTGGCGGCGCTCGAATTCAGCATGTCGCGCGAGCGACTGAACGACCCGTTGCGTCCGTCGGGGGGCACGCTCGCCCGCGTCTCGCTGCGCCATGCAAGCACCCTCATTGGCAGCGACCGTACCCAGCAGTTCAATCGTGCCACGGCCGATGTGTCGTGGTATCACCAGTTGGGCAGCGCCACCGTCACCGCCCATGTGCGGGGGGGACTGGTGCAGGGGCAGGGCAGCGGCGCCGGCGTGGGCAGTTTCATTCCGCCGCAGGAACGACTCTACGCCGGTGGCCCCACCACCGTGCGTGGTTTCCGTCAGAATGAGTTGGGCCCCGCCGTGTACATCGTGAGCGGCTATCAGGCGGTGGATGAAGGAGGACGTCAGTTCTTCCGCGTCGATTCCACCACGGTCACCGAGCGCGTGGTTCCCACGGGTGGCAACACGCTGTTTGTCGCCAACCTCGAGGCACAGTGGCCAAGTCCGGTGTTGCCGCGTCTGCTGCAGCTGGCGGCGTTTGCCGACGCCGGGCGCTTGTGGAACCGCGGTGACGTGGCGCGCGGCGCCTCGCTTGCGAGCGATGGACCCATCATCAAGGTCACGCCGGGTCTCGGTGTGCGTGTGGCCTCTCCCTTCGGCGCCATTCGCGTTGACTTTGGTTACAACCCGTATGCGCTGCCGGCCGGTGCGGCGTATTTCAATGCACCGCTGCAGGCTGGAGTGGCGCCGCTGTACTGCGTGAGCCCGGGCAATCAGCTGGCCATCAACGAGAGCATCCAGCCGGGCGCGCCGCCGGTGCAGGCCTCGGGCTCCTGCCCGGCCACGTTCCGACCCACGCGGCGCACGGGTCTGCTCGGACGACTGAATCCGAGCATCTGGATCGGGCAGGCCTTCTGA
- a CDS encoding translocation/assembly module TamB domain-containing protein, producing MAPRRRTVVLGTATVLLLLLVAAVGGVVGLTQTDRGRAFILRTVLPIARAAIPGTLHVSGLHGTLFTELAIDSLDLRTADGKPFLTTGPIRLTYDPRDLLDARIVIKSLEVTRPRITLIDYGNDDWNWKRALRRGPSKPKGTPNRFGRYIVIDTTTLHEATFVARLPWQLSDTLRGAKRDSALRYNLTRLDGERRAEDGRYVQVYRFVRGNVALGRSRLADPDSAGQAFAVRKLDVMWVYPPFWFQGLQGRFLKLGDSLFVDSARFALPGSRAHGGAKIVWGGGKPVRYDIRLQLDTVSLTDLAWIDETVPHVGGGRAFLTMRNDPRNLSIIDYQITNMDARSLRSRLMGRMTWGVGGPVTRLSDVDLQLEPAHTDLLRWFNGEPFPYDWQGALRGRVTGRGGFLPDWQLDDAQLAYFDEHVPGAVSRARARGRLNIFAPAEAVLKGVDLDIEQLDFRTPRYVNPLFAELNGFARGRVRLDSLWYDAFFSNADLELVDGPGQPSRFTGAGRYTLVPEGTFFDVDLQAVPLSYTTLSRSYPDMPLRGSAVGRIVAKGMADAFDLQATLAGEGGELSFTGTADALVPVMGANGNWRARGANLQSLFGDTRLPASALTMAGLVNLQATVDSTTDEFITSSIRGPLTATVDQFSRIADARLFGGTVSVLFDSGHVRVDTLQVESSALRLVARGGLGLDAARRDALRFNLVIDSLGGLRPWLSPRDSTRTPFILPTDTLRGTVEMSGTLFGSVDSLDTRGLDLDARADLRDVVVAGTRSLRAGFDLQVADVLRGANGMLVATADSALLLGLDVSAATARSTLKGGLAERFSVALRTPSESRLQVAGGVTRVGDSTDVRFDTVSVRVDSGLARPRGFALVAPATLRLLGGGRGVLDSLVLQHTDTGRLLLRGALGDSGRVGGQFVADRVPLSDIGRLLRRESPTRGAMNADFTLSGTREAPRMDGTVRLADAVLGRVRFGELFARAHYDSLRLGVEGSLQVGGQSALVMSASLPMDLALAPRERRTIDQPLTGRIESARTDLSLLESLFPDVTRASGSLETDVALTGTWDRPRLRGQLRVDNASLSLENLGIRLEKASADVGLLGDTIQIRRFGASSGAPTDSLGLSGVIGITEIAKPSFNLTLTANNFLAVDKARSASLTLTTTRPITLEGSSEAPVLRGAVRVDRGRVYINQLAQRRALDVPEDLDLIDTTRFGVNALLPNAPSMIMRNLQLDDVRLRIGDDVWLRSPEANLKLGGQLRLTRSAPRDVRGARLALADSLTVERGTYQLNLGIARPTFEVERGVVRFFGDPDLEPTLDIAALHTVRETRANSNRQDVRIRVNIGGTVERPTLALTSADNPPLPESDMLSYLVTGEPAYTVLGSTYAEQGATLALRLAGSYLSSRLAGGRFDVVQVEPTALNPGDAANLRQNGLGILASTRVGVGGQVARNTFLTFSTGLCGLAPQTGSGDALSLFAQGLGVKVERRFDGGLSVQAGLEPGSSAQACGRLGISRTFQQTPPQIGIDFFRFWTF from the coding sequence ATGGCACCGCGCCGCCGCACCGTCGTGTTGGGCACCGCTACGGTGCTCCTGCTGCTGCTGGTCGCGGCGGTGGGTGGCGTGGTGGGGCTCACGCAGACCGATCGCGGACGGGCGTTCATTCTGCGCACGGTGTTGCCCATTGCGCGCGCTGCCATTCCCGGTACGCTGCACGTGAGTGGGCTGCACGGCACGTTGTTCACCGAGCTGGCCATCGACTCGTTGGACCTGCGCACCGCCGACGGCAAGCCCTTCCTCACCACGGGCCCGATTCGGCTGACCTACGACCCGCGCGATTTGCTCGATGCGCGCATCGTCATCAAGTCGCTGGAAGTCACGCGGCCCCGCATCACGCTCATTGACTACGGCAACGACGACTGGAATTGGAAGCGTGCGCTGCGGCGTGGCCCGTCGAAACCCAAGGGCACGCCCAATCGCTTCGGGCGCTACATCGTCATCGACACCACCACGCTGCACGAGGCCACATTTGTTGCCCGTCTGCCGTGGCAGTTGTCGGATACCCTGCGCGGCGCCAAGCGTGACAGCGCGCTGCGCTACAACCTCACGCGGCTCGACGGTGAACGCCGCGCTGAAGACGGGCGCTATGTGCAGGTGTATCGGTTTGTGCGAGGTAACGTGGCGCTCGGGCGCAGCCGCCTCGCCGATCCGGACAGCGCCGGCCAGGCCTTCGCCGTGCGCAAGCTGGACGTGATGTGGGTGTATCCGCCCTTCTGGTTTCAGGGTTTGCAGGGGCGCTTTCTCAAACTGGGTGACTCGCTGTTCGTGGACAGCGCCCGCTTTGCCTTGCCCGGTTCGCGTGCGCATGGAGGGGCCAAGATCGTGTGGGGCGGCGGCAAGCCGGTGCGCTACGACATCCGGCTGCAACTCGACACCGTGTCACTCACCGATCTGGCGTGGATTGATGAGACCGTGCCCCACGTGGGTGGCGGGCGTGCCTTCCTCACCATGCGCAACGACCCGCGCAACCTGAGTATCATCGACTACCAGATCACCAACATGGACGCGCGCTCCCTGCGTTCGCGGCTCATGGGGCGCATGACCTGGGGGGTTGGTGGGCCGGTCACCCGTTTGTCAGACGTGGACCTGCAGCTGGAGCCGGCACACACCGACTTGTTGCGCTGGTTCAATGGGGAGCCCTTCCCGTACGACTGGCAGGGCGCTCTGCGCGGACGGGTAACAGGACGCGGCGGATTCCTGCCCGACTGGCAACTCGATGATGCCCAGCTGGCCTACTTCGATGAGCACGTACCGGGTGCGGTGAGTCGCGCACGGGCGCGCGGGCGACTCAACATCTTTGCTCCCGCGGAGGCGGTGCTCAAAGGCGTCGATCTGGACATCGAACAGCTCGACTTCCGCACGCCACGCTATGTGAACCCGCTGTTTGCGGAACTCAACGGCTTTGCGCGCGGCCGGGTGCGACTCGATTCGCTGTGGTACGACGCCTTCTTCAGCAACGCCGATCTCGAGCTGGTAGACGGACCGGGACAGCCCTCGCGCTTCACCGGCGCTGGTCGCTACACGCTGGTTCCCGAGGGCACGTTCTTCGATGTGGATCTGCAGGCCGTGCCCCTGTCGTATACCACGCTGTCGCGGTCGTATCCCGATATGCCGCTGCGCGGGTCGGCCGTGGGGCGCATTGTGGCCAAGGGCATGGCCGATGCCTTCGACCTGCAGGCCACGCTCGCCGGTGAAGGCGGCGAATTGAGTTTCACGGGCACGGCCGATGCGCTGGTGCCGGTCATGGGCGCGAATGGCAATTGGCGCGCACGCGGTGCCAACCTGCAGTCACTCTTTGGCGACACGCGCCTGCCCGCAAGCGCACTCACCATGGCCGGTCTGGTCAACCTCCAGGCCACCGTGGACAGCACCACCGACGAATTCATCACCAGCAGCATCCGCGGTCCGCTCACGGCCACGGTCGATCAGTTCTCGCGCATTGCCGATGCGCGGCTCTTTGGCGGCACCGTGTCGGTGCTCTTCGATTCGGGCCACGTGCGGGTGGACACGCTGCAGGTGGAGAGCTCGGCACTTCGTCTCGTTGCGCGCGGCGGTCTCGGACTCGATGCGGCGCGCCGCGATGCGCTGCGTTTCAATCTCGTGATTGATTCGCTGGGCGGCCTGCGTCCCTGGCTTTCGCCACGCGACAGTACCCGAACGCCGTTCATTCTGCCCACCGACACCCTGCGTGGTACCGTGGAAATGAGTGGCACGCTGTTCGGCTCCGTGGATTCGCTCGACACGCGCGGTCTCGATCTCGACGCGCGCGCCGATCTGCGGGACGTGGTGGTGGCGGGCACGCGTTCCTTGCGCGCCGGCTTTGACTTGCAGGTGGCCGATGTCCTGCGCGGGGCCAACGGGATGCTGGTCGCCACGGCTGATTCGGCCCTGCTGTTGGGTCTCGATGTGTCGGCGGCCACGGCGCGGTCCACGCTCAAGGGTGGGCTGGCCGAACGTTTCTCGGTGGCCTTGCGCACACCGTCGGAGAGTCGCCTGCAGGTGGCGGGCGGCGTTACGCGCGTGGGGGACAGCACCGACGTGCGATTCGATACGGTGTCGGTGCGGGTGGACAGCGGACTGGCCAGACCACGTGGTTTTGCCCTCGTGGCGCCGGCCACGTTGCGGCTCCTGGGTGGCGGTCGTGGTGTGCTCGACTCGCTGGTGCTGCAGCACACCGACACCGGCCGGTTGCTGCTGCGCGGAGCGCTTGGTGACAGTGGGCGGGTGGGCGGACAGTTTGTCGCCGACCGTGTGCCGCTCAGTGACATCGGACGATTGCTGCGCCGTGAGAGTCCAACCCGTGGCGCGATGAATGCCGACTTCACGCTGTCCGGCACTCGTGAGGCCCCGCGCATGGATGGCACCGTGCGCCTCGCGGACGCGGTCCTTGGCCGAGTGCGCTTCGGTGAGCTGTTCGCGCGCGCACACTACGATTCACTCAGGCTCGGCGTCGAAGGGTCGCTGCAAGTGGGTGGGCAGTCCGCCCTCGTCATGTCGGCGTCGCTGCCCATGGACTTGGCCCTCGCGCCTCGTGAACGGCGCACCATCGATCAGCCACTTACGGGTCGCATCGAGAGTGCGCGCACGGATCTTTCGCTGCTCGAGTCGCTCTTCCCCGATGTGACGCGCGCCAGTGGCTCGCTGGAAACCGATGTTGCGCTCACGGGCACCTGGGATCGCCCCAGGCTGCGTGGTCAGCTGCGCGTGGACAACGCCTCGCTGTCGCTCGAGAATCTCGGTATCCGCCTCGAGAAGGCGTCAGCCGATGTGGGTCTGTTGGGCGACACCATCCAGATTCGGCGCTTTGGTGCCAGCAGTGGGGCACCCACCGACTCGCTGGGTCTTTCGGGTGTTATTGGCATTACCGAAATCGCCAAGCCCTCGTTCAACCTCACGTTGACGGCCAACAACTTCCTGGCGGTGGACAAGGCCCGGTCGGCCTCACTGACGCTCACCACCACACGGCCCATCACACTCGAGGGTTCGAGTGAGGCGCCGGTGCTGCGCGGCGCCGTGCGTGTGGACCGCGGGCGCGTGTACATCAATCAGTTGGCACAGCGCCGCGCGCTGGATGTGCCCGAAGATCTCGATCTCATCGACACCACACGCTTTGGGGTGAATGCGCTGCTGCCGAATGCGCCCAGCATGATCATGCGCAATCTGCAGCTTGACGATGTGCGCCTGCGCATCGGGGATGACGTGTGGCTGCGCTCGCCCGAGGCCAACCTCAAGCTGGGTGGCCAGTTGCGGCTCACCCGCTCGGCGCCGCGCGATGTGAGAGGTGCGCGACTCGCGCTGGCCGACTCCCTCACCGTGGAGCGTGGCACCTATCAGCTCAACCTCGGCATTGCCCGTCCCACCTTCGAGGTGGAGCGCGGGGTGGTGCGATTCTTCGGTGACCCGGACCTCGAGCCCACGCTCGATATTGCGGCGCTGCACACGGTGCGCGAGACGCGTGCCAACTCCAATCGCCAGGACGTGCGCATTCGCGTGAACATCGGCGGCACCGTGGAGCGTCCCACGCTCGCGCTCACCAGCGCCGACAATCCGCCGCTGCCCGAGAGCGACATGCTGAGCTATCTGGTTACCGGCGAACCGGCGTACACGGTGCTAGGCAGTACATATGCCGAGCAGGGCGCCACGCTCGCACTTCGTCTGGCGGGTTCGTATTTGTCGAGTCGTCTGGCGGGTGGGCGTTTTGATGTGGTGCAGGTGGAGCCCACGGCACTCAATCCCGGCGACGCTGCCAACCTGCGCCAGAACGGCCTGGGCATTCTCGCGTCCACGCGCGTGGGTGTTGGCGGTCAGGTGGCGCGCAACACCTTCCTGACCTTCAGCACCGGCCTGTGTGGCCTTGCGCCGCAGACCGGCAGCGGGGACGCGTTGTCGCTGTTTGCGCAGGGGCTTGGCGTGAAGGTCGAACGCCGCTTTGACGGGGGGCTGTCGGTACAGGCCGGCCTCGAACCCGGCTCGTCGGCGCAGGCCTGCGGACGCCTGGGCATTTCCCGCACGTTCCAGCAGACGCCGCCGCAGATCGGTATCGATTTCTTCCGCTTCTGGACCTTCTGA
- a CDS encoding PAS domain S-box protein gives MVSPPQFLPAANTQPALHGVLDSIDRADSTAGRVQAAVHGLQDLGFEQVVVSLRDQSLNTTLVVETDSQVFPQVGAPGPMPLKALPGAVWRRRLQHLDRFKVGDLYLLDGSDPWVALEFYGTDPSASADDDRWLPTDLIIGVMRGPHGDVLGFVKIANPRDGRRPSDIRQRDLAAIVRHLAARVGHDALEAVAQQRHTRLQLLQEAGASLARSLDEQEIVRELARQAQRAVRCDGVALMVPDLTNDLLTTTLRIVRGAERPRATVRLGDGLVAEVARTGRPVRVGDRDADRARERAGLVAPLSFYDIVGEATPASSVIVVPVRVGIRLLAVLAVHSSHVNVFSAEDEEVLSTMASQAATALANARRYAESERERRTTEALADVARAVGESLRLGEVLRLILRHSVSLLGVEGACIALRNGDYLHIVAAHGSADVLSGVHLPVASSLIGRAVESNELVLANEFTGEVALNKTVQHLARIQRTVIAPLVTGQGTIGGIAVINRERPFDQDDAKVLKRLADQVSVAIVNARLFEEIEKATQEWKVAFDSTASGIVVLDEARCVVRCNTRAAEMCGRSVSALLRTRFRVALLGPGDEADGRALDAFMERALEDGVPVREAVRDLATGRLFALLAAPHPAGGLVITFDDVTESSRLAEQHGKVLDTVSDAIVITEVDGRIAFANPAAHALFQRLNLVGETAEPLVPGEWWPVVRANEQAVMRGEQPRYECEVLRRDGTRRSVQVATAPLHELGVIIGSVACLRDVTDQRADAVARERSEQLYRGVIENATDAIFTLDAEGRFTSVNRGMLNESGLSSEQIIGAPYLTLVDSVDHDIARHEMAAVLAGEHRKLQLRCLGAKGSRLTMVTAAPLHENGAVTGALCIVRDITSDEILHETQLQQARLAAVGQSLGQMANELNNPLTSLLAVAELQVSSPTLGREDQLALEQIIEQARRASQIVGHLLETTGESPEAGGPRTVVDINAIVRRALEHHGFSLRAAGVEVLAELEADLPTVHGDPLQLQQVLSNLLANAEEALAERAGVRKMMVRTARDARGVVLRVIDTGPGIPASQLSRVFEPMFTTRGHRGHRGLGLTIAHTIVRDHGGTLTVESVSGEGTTAIVRLPALSTGEAVPEALLVSAAETSAATSGLGSEPLAGEATAPVRRILLIEDEDTLRMAVQRYLTKKGYAVDSVDNGAAALECLAAAEYDLVLLDLRMRGLSGEDVYDTLQTSFPRQASRVVFMTGDLHSASASRFIRLTGRPVIAKPFTLAEMEGRVGSLLSAMNSKLR, from the coding sequence ATGGTCTCTCCGCCCCAGTTCCTGCCCGCCGCCAATACCCAGCCCGCCCTTCACGGGGTGCTGGATTCCATCGACCGCGCCGATTCCACGGCGGGGCGTGTGCAGGCGGCGGTCCATGGCCTGCAGGACCTGGGCTTCGAGCAGGTGGTCGTATCCCTGCGCGATCAGTCTCTCAACACCACGCTGGTGGTGGAGACGGACTCGCAGGTGTTTCCGCAGGTCGGGGCCCCTGGCCCGATGCCACTCAAGGCGCTGCCGGGTGCGGTGTGGCGGCGACGCCTGCAACATCTCGATCGATTCAAGGTCGGGGACCTCTATCTGCTCGATGGCAGCGACCCGTGGGTGGCGCTTGAGTTCTATGGCACCGACCCCAGTGCATCGGCCGACGACGATCGCTGGCTGCCCACGGATCTCATCATCGGTGTCATGCGTGGCCCGCACGGCGACGTGCTGGGCTTCGTGAAGATTGCCAATCCGCGCGATGGTCGGCGCCCGAGCGACATTCGGCAGCGTGATCTGGCGGCCATTGTGCGCCATCTGGCGGCACGTGTGGGGCATGACGCCCTTGAAGCGGTGGCGCAGCAGCGCCATACGCGCCTGCAATTGTTGCAGGAGGCTGGCGCTTCGCTGGCCCGTTCGCTCGACGAACAGGAGATCGTGCGTGAGCTCGCACGTCAGGCGCAGCGCGCCGTTCGATGCGACGGGGTGGCGCTCATGGTGCCCGACCTCACCAATGACCTGCTGACCACCACGCTGCGCATTGTGCGCGGCGCTGAACGACCGCGAGCCACCGTGCGCCTCGGCGATGGCCTCGTGGCCGAAGTGGCGCGCACCGGCCGCCCGGTGCGTGTCGGCGACCGTGATGCCGACCGCGCCCGCGAGCGTGCGGGGTTGGTGGCACCGCTGTCGTTCTACGACATCGTGGGTGAGGCGACGCCGGCCAGTTCGGTCATCGTGGTGCCCGTGCGCGTGGGGATCCGGCTGCTGGCCGTGCTGGCCGTGCACTCTTCGCATGTCAACGTCTTCTCGGCGGAAGACGAAGAGGTGCTGTCGACCATGGCGTCGCAGGCGGCCACGGCCCTCGCCAATGCGCGTCGTTACGCCGAGAGTGAGCGGGAGCGTCGTACCACCGAAGCGCTGGCCGATGTGGCGCGCGCTGTGGGTGAGTCCCTGCGGCTTGGTGAAGTGCTGCGGCTGATTCTGCGGCACTCGGTGTCGCTGCTTGGCGTCGAAGGCGCCTGCATTGCGCTCCGCAATGGCGACTATCTGCACATCGTGGCGGCGCACGGCAGCGCCGATGTGTTGAGTGGGGTGCATCTCCCGGTGGCGTCGAGTCTCATTGGCCGTGCCGTGGAAAGCAACGAACTGGTGCTGGCCAACGAGTTCACGGGTGAGGTGGCGCTCAACAAGACGGTGCAGCATCTGGCGCGCATTCAGCGCACCGTCATCGCGCCACTGGTCACGGGCCAGGGCACGATAGGCGGTATTGCGGTCATCAACCGCGAGCGCCCCTTCGATCAGGACGATGCCAAGGTGCTCAAGCGCCTGGCCGATCAGGTGTCGGTGGCCATCGTCAATGCGCGCCTCTTCGAGGAGATCGAAAAGGCCACGCAGGAGTGGAAGGTGGCCTTTGACAGCACCGCCAGCGGCATTGTGGTACTGGACGAGGCGCGCTGCGTGGTGCGCTGCAATACGCGCGCGGCGGAAATGTGTGGTCGTTCGGTGTCGGCGTTGCTGCGCACGCGTTTTCGCGTGGCGCTGTTGGGCCCGGGTGACGAGGCCGATGGCCGTGCGCTCGACGCGTTCATGGAGCGCGCCCTCGAAGATGGCGTCCCGGTGCGGGAAGCCGTGCGTGATCTCGCCACGGGCCGTCTGTTTGCCCTGCTGGCCGCGCCGCATCCGGCAGGCGGCCTGGTCATCACCTTCGACGATGTCACCGAGTCCTCGCGTCTGGCCGAACAGCATGGCAAGGTGCTGGATACGGTGTCCGATGCAATCGTGATCACCGAGGTGGACGGGCGCATTGCCTTTGCGAATCCCGCGGCGCACGCGCTGTTTCAGCGTCTGAACCTGGTGGGGGAGACTGCGGAGCCGCTGGTGCCCGGTGAGTGGTGGCCGGTGGTGCGTGCCAATGAGCAGGCGGTGATGCGTGGGGAACAGCCGCGCTACGAGTGTGAGGTGCTGCGCCGCGACGGCACACGCCGCAGCGTGCAGGTGGCCACGGCGCCGCTCCACGAACTGGGTGTGATCATCGGGTCGGTGGCCTGTTTGCGCGACGTGACCGACCAGCGGGCCGATGCGGTGGCCCGTGAGCGCTCCGAGCAGCTCTATCGTGGCGTGATCGAGAACGCGACCGACGCGATCTTCACGCTGGACGCCGAGGGCCGTTTCACCTCGGTCAACCGTGGCATGCTGAACGAGTCCGGTCTCAGCAGCGAGCAGATCATCGGCGCGCCGTATCTCACCCTCGTCGATTCGGTGGATCATGACATCGCGCGCCACGAAATGGCGGCGGTGCTTGCCGGCGAGCATCGCAAGCTGCAGCTGCGCTGCCTCGGCGCCAAGGGTTCGCGGCTTACCATGGTGACGGCAGCGCCCCTGCACGAGAACGGCGCGGTCACCGGTGCGCTGTGCATCGTGCGCGACATCACCAGCGATGAGATCCTGCACGAGACGCAGTTGCAGCAGGCGCGTCTCGCCGCGGTGGGTCAGTCGCTGGGGCAGATGGCCAACGAATTGAACAATCCGCTCACCAGTCTGCTGGCTGTCGCGGAGTTGCAGGTGTCATCACCGACACTTGGTCGCGAAGACCAGCTGGCGCTCGAACAGATCATCGAGCAGGCGCGTCGGGCGTCGCAGATTGTCGGGCATCTGCTCGAGACCACGGGCGAGTCGCCCGAGGCCGGCGGACCACGTACGGTGGTGGACATCAACGCCATCGTGCGCCGCGCGCTGGAGCATCACGGCTTCTCGCTGCGGGCCGCAGGGGTGGAGGTGCTGGCCGAGCTCGAGGCCGACCTCCCGACCGTGCACGGCGATCCGCTGCAGTTGCAGCAGGTGCTCTCCAACCTGCTGGCCAATGCCGAAGAGGCACTGGCTGAGCGGGCAGGCGTTCGCAAGATGATGGTGCGCACGGCGCGGGATGCGCGGGGCGTGGTGTTGCGGGTCATCGATACGGGGCCCGGCATTCCGGCGTCGCAGCTCTCACGGGTGTTCGAGCCGATGTTCACCACACGCGGACATCGTGGGCATCGAGGGCTTGGGCTCACCATCGCACACACCATTGTGCGCGATCACGGCGGCACGCTGACGGTTGAGTCAGTCTCCGGCGAGGGCACCACGGCCATCGTGCGCTTGCCGGCGTTGTCGACTGGTGAGGCAGTGCCGGAGGCATTGCTGGTCAGTGCAGCGGAGACATCCGCTGCCACGTCTGGCCTTGGTAGCGAGCCGCTGGCCGGTGAGGCGACGGCACCCGTTCGTCGTATTCTGCTCATCGAGGACGAGGACACGCTGCGTATGGCCGTGCAGCGCTATCTCACCAAGAAGGGCTACGCGGTGGACAGCGTGGACAATGGAGCGGCCGCGCTGGAGTGCCTGGCCGCGGCGGAGTACGATCTCGTGCTGCTGGACCTGCGCATGCGCGGGCTGTCGGGCGAGGATGTGTACGATACCTTGCAGACCTCGTTCCCCCGTCAGGCCTCGCGAGTGGTCTTCATGACGGGCGATCTGCACAGCGCGAGCGCGTCGCGGTTCATCCGTCTCACGGGGCGGCCGGTCATTGCGAAGCCGTTCACGCTGGCGGAGATGGAGGGGAGGGTGGGGTCGTTGCTGTCCGCCATGAACAGCAAACTGCGATAG